The Nitrospira sp. CR1.1 sequence CAATCAGTGGGTTGTGGGGCGGATCCCCCGGAAGATTTTTCGCTCCTCAAATCTTATGCTACTCCAATATATTGTTATTCACTGAACAGGTAGAGCTGTTTATTCAGGGGCGCGCAGCCTTGTAGGCATTCTTGTAGATGTGATGAGCGGCGGCGGGTACACGATCGATCCTGACAAAATCGCTGTAACGCTGAAGCCGGTTGAGTGGGGCAGTAGCTCCCCCTCTCCGGCACTCACCAATCTGACACAATCTCCTCCCGTTCCGTGAGTACACGCAACCGTACAAGCGTCCTAGAAAAACGCCTGTACGGTGAACAGGACATCATTGTCGTGATCACGGTGGTGATAGTCCAGGCGGAGCGCCCAATTCTGCGCGAGCGCGTATCGTTGCCCCACCGACCAGCGCACGTCGTCGGACTGTTCGCCCAACGCATACCGAAGATAGGTGGCTGAGGCCAACAGCCGCCAGCGGTCGGCGAGGTCGGCATAAAAACCCGCCGAGGCACCACCGCCCACACGGTGCCGTTCCTCATAAGCCCGGCTGTAATTCCCCTCAACTTCCGCAAACGCAAAAAACACTTCACGGCGCAGCAGATGCGTTTCGGCCGACGCCCCGATCCCCCCATTCAGGCCCCAATTGCTGCACAGCTGGCACTCGCCATGCCTGATGGTCTGCATGCCGACATTCAATTTCCAGGACGGCGCACGAAACAAACTATCGATAGGGGACAGAGACACCACGTTCAGCAGGGTCGCCCGCTCGATCCGGGTCTGATCAGCCCGGTTGTAGTGGCGTATGCTCATCGCGCCGATCTCGATCTGAGCATCGGGCGTGTAGCCGGGCTCGGGATCGAGCAAGTCGTGGTACGCAGTCCGCACGCTGAATTCTTCAAAGGAATCGTTATTGCGCCAGCCTCCCCCAAGACTCGCGCGGGAAGTCTTGTGCCCCGATTCTGGTTGTGTCGCAAACGGCAGAATCGAGAGATCTTCGGAGGGAATCCGTAAGAGGCTGCGCGCAGTCAGGAGTTGCCGATTATGATCGCGGGCCGCTGTCGCCTGCGCCTCATCGCGCTCACCTATGTACCGTACGTAATCCGACGCCACATCCAGGACAAATGCCTGTCGCGGCAAGGGTAAGCTCTGCACGTCATGAGACTGCGCGACCGCCGCATCGCGCACTAACCGCTTGACCAGCCCGTGTTCAGAGGCGGTGAGATGTTCCCGTTTCCGGCGGATGAGGGTCACACGTGAGGGGCGAAAGGCGGTGTCCGTCACCAGCCCCGGTTGATCCGCGAGCAGGCGAACCGTGTCGGCAGGAATGGTCCAAAAGCGAAAGTGGTCGGTCAGATGGAGCGAAGGGTCCGCATACTCCAACAGCGACAACAGGTGATAGGAACAATTTTCTTTGAAGAAGAAATAGTCAAACGACGCATTCCCGAGTTCCCAGGCATGCATGAGCAATCGCCGGATCTGCGGCTCGCCGAAGTTGAGCCGGTACTCCCAGATATCGCGATTTTCGATATCTCGATACTCCTGCACTTTGAGGTAGTAGGGGATCGTGGAAAAATACCCGCGGTATCCCCCGAAAATGCCGCGCACCGGATAAGCCAATCCTTCGTCCTTGGGAACATCCGCCGCGAAATTAATGGTATACGCCAAGATGCGAGTGTGCGGCGTCTGCCCTTCCTGATCGATCCGCAATAACGTATGGCCGAACATGGATGCCGGGTTATTCATGAAGGCCGAGGGAAACACGAGCGTGATGGATCGAGCGTGAAACTCTTCGATCCATCGTTCGAACCGTTCGCAGCGCTGGGCCTGGAGTTGGCCCGGATCAAAACCGAGACGCTCACGGAGCCATGCATACCGCGCCACAAAGGCGCATTGAGCCGGCTGCTTGGAGCGACCCACCAGATCGGGCGAGAAAAATTGAGCCAGGGTGGCATCGAGTTCAGCCTGAGGATCGGTCTTGCCGTCAGGAGACAGAAAGAAACCAGGCTCGTCCTGCTCACTCGTAAACCCGCCGAATACATTCGCTCGATAGTGAAGGAGGAGATGCCATTCGCGCTCGTTTGCCAGCTGAGCCTGATGAGCCCGTTGACGAAGTTGGGACAGGTACGGCGCGGGCGCCTCCTGCGCCTGAAGAGAGGTCGCCAGGAAAAGACCGGCCAGGAGAATCAACAGACTCTGCACGATTGGAGATAGAAGGCATCGCAGGGCCTCGGCCAATGACCGAAGCCCTGCGATGAATCGATCAGCGGCTGACGGCTTGGGCGAGAACCGGACTCTTGGAGACCGCATCATTCAGCGTCTTCACCAAGGCCACGGACGAGGTTTCCCCATCCTGCACCAGTGCCGTGTAGCGCTCCTGGGTTAAGGCGAAGAAGGCCTGATGCTGCTCGCTGGGCACGCCCATCAGCGTCGCGAGGGACGCCAAGTGCTCGCCTTTTCCTTGCGCCATTTCCTGCGTCAGGTTTTCGAAGTTCAACAAGGCAAACATCGTGGTCTTCTGATCCGCCATGACCTGACCATCATTCGTACAGCCGGACGTTCCGGAACTGATCCCGAATGTCCCGCTGCCAAACGTGCCGTTCGTCGTGGCCATCATCACCTGCGGGGCGATGTTCTTCTGGTTCTTATAGTCCGCCCAGGCCAATTTCCCCAGACCACAACCGGGTCCTGTATCAGGATTGGCTGCCATCGCCAGCCCGGCTTGTGATGCAACCGCCGCCACACCCAACGCAACGATGAATTGTCTCAGCATAAGTCCTCCTCTCAACAAGTGAATGACCCCGCCCGATCGACTCTCCATAAATCGTCGCTCATTATAGCCAACCTCCGGCAGCATGTAGAGCAAAAAATCCGCGCATCGTCAGCTCTTGTCACTCCGCTCGATCGGCCAACATGATGTGCCGCGCTTCAATTGATCCATTTTGAAACAGCAACATTCCCACCGCGCGCGGGAGGCGAAAGCGTTTCGGTCCTGCCGATCCCGGATTGAACAACAGAACTCCGTCTCGCCATTCGGCCTTCGGCTGGTGGGTATGCCCATACACACACAGCGCTGGACGGATGCGTGCCAGTAGGTCCATCCCCTCTCGCGTCGGCCGGCCACCCTCGTAGAGACGATGATAGATCGCGATCCGATACCCTGCCAGTTCGACAAGCTGCTCAATCGGAATACCGCTCGCCTCGAATCCGTCCACATTGCCGGACACGGCGGTCACCGGCGCGATCCGCGCAAGTTGAGCGAGGACATCGCCCGGGCCGATATCCCCGGCGTGCAGAATATGCTCGACACCCGCAAAGTGGCGAGTGATCGAGCGATCGAACAGCCCGTGGGTATCCGAGATGACCCCGATGCGCATTCCATGCCTCGCGTTACTTCCTCGCCTCCGACATTCCCAGTGACTCTTGAACGGTCTTCCATTGGAAGGTGAACGGTTCAGGGGTTCGCTTGGGCAATGCCGCCAGCTCCGCCTTCAATCGTTCTGCACGGCCCGCACTCATGGGATGGGTAGAAAACACTTCGACGCGGGCCTTGTCTTTATCCGACAGCCGTTCAAAAAACCGGATCATACCATCCGGCGCAATTCGGGCGTCAGATAAGAGTCGAATGCCGGTGACGTCGGCCTCGGTCTCCTGCGCGCGCCCGAACTTCAACGTCACGAGCTCCATCCCCACCTGCTTGGCCAAACCGAGCACCCCCTGTTGATCCCCCAACACAATGCCGACCACAGCCGCCAGCCCCAGCATTTTGACCATGCGCTCCAGGCCGTGCCGCTGCAACACATGGTTCAATTCATGGCTCAACACTCCAGCCACTTCTTCGCCGCTTTCCGCCTTGGTCAACAAACCGGTGAAGACCACCACATATCCTCCCGGCAACGCGAAGGCATTCACCACGGGACTCTGCACCACGGAGATCTGAAACTTGTACGGGTTATCGGGAATGTTGTCCGTCAACCGCTGCGTCATTTCCTGCACCGCGCTGACCGCCGGACCGTCCTTTAGCACCGTCTCCTTGGACAGGAAGTCCTGGTAGACCGTTTCGCCGAGCTGCCGCTCCCATTCGACGGGGATTCTGGCGACCGCCCATTCCACAATGAGATCAGACCCGAACCACAACAACAGGCCCACCCCAACCAGCGCCCCCAACACTGTGCCCCACAGCAAACGATGGCTGTGTCGCGCGCGACGAACCTGCTGGGCAGCCCGCTCAAGATGCGCCGTCAGCTGATGCGGAGCCGCGCGGCGGAACGCGACGATCACAGACGGATCTTTCAGGTAAACGGTCCTGCGGGACGAGCCACTGCCCCACGACACCACCAGCTGATCGTGGTCCAATCCACCGGCCTCGACCATCATCTCCGCAAACGAGACAACTTGCTCGACGAGCGCAGACTCGCCCGTTGAGCTGATGTGCAGGCCATCCGCCGACACCGCCACCACACAAGGCGCGCCCGCCGACGGCAAACCATCACCGAAACAGAGTGCGTTGGGAGTCGCGTTCATCGGACTCGATCTTGCGGCTGATCAAAAGGATTGTGAACGAGGCCGCAGGCGAACGCAAACCGGAGGCGTACCCTCAGCGGTACGTTGAGGATTTGTCGTGAGCCGAGAACGAAGTGCACGAGCATTTTGGACAGCTGTTACTCGGAAACTGGAATGAACTGTCGTATCCAACTTCCAAAACTGCCGGGATTCCGGCTTTGGATGTAGACGATGCCGGGACCACGGAAGCGGCACACCAAGCCCTCGCCCGACGTCAGGCTGGCAATCCAGCCGGAGGAGGCCTTTTCGATGTTGTAGGTCGTGGTGGACGTCCAGGCCACCAGGTGGCTGTTGTCCACAATGTATTCTTCGTTCGGTTTCAACTCGATCTTATGGATGGCGCCGAAACTATTGAGGACCAACTGTCCAGTGCCGCCGATCTTCAGGATAAAAAACCCTTCGCCACCTAACAGCCCACGTGTCAGGCTTTGCATCTTGCTCTCAATCTTGACGCCTTCCGCGCCGGCTAGAAACCCGTCTTTCTGCACCATGTACTCATTCACGCCGTCCAACTCGAGCAGAACGATTTCGCCGGGCACCGTCGGCGCCAGCAAGACTTCCCCTGCTCCCCGGCTGGCCCGCAGCGTCTGGAAGAAAAACTTCTCGCCGCTCAGCATCTTCCGCGAAAGCGCCCCCAGAAACCCGCCTTCCATCTTGCTCTCGATATCGATGGTCGGCGAGGCAGCCACCATAGCGCCCGATTCGGCCTTCACCGTCTCACTTGCATCCAGATACACGCGCACCATGGGAAAGGCTCCCGGATACAGAATTTCACACTTCATCCATCGCTCCCTTCATGAACGCTCAATCTATTGCTGTGGGGGATTCTGTGGAATGTCCAGGGTCCTGTCAAGCCAACGGCTCAAAGTCGCCGAACACATCTCGACTCGCTCAACTCTCAAAGGTTTTCGCCCCTTTAGAGTTTACTGGAATCGACCGATAAGAACCTACCGTATTAGGCCCTCGGCACGGTTCGCTCCAGCGGAGGCCCATCGCATGAAACGCGTCGTGATCGAAGAGCTCACACCGGGAATGATCCTCGCCAAGCCCGTCACCAACAGCACGGGCCTCGTGGTGCTTCCTCTCGGCGCGGAATTAGACGAGGCAACCCTCTCCCGACTCCAGCGCCTGGGGCTGACCTCTCTCTATGTTGAGGGCGACGCCGGTGACGCCAGCGGAAAAACCCTCGCCGAATTGGAGGCCGAACTGGAACACCGCTTCCGGCGGGTGATCGACGATCCACTCCAATACCAACTTCGTGAAGCCATTCGCCTTCAACTTCGGACGACGCACGGAGTTGCCCATCCTCCGGAGGCATCGCCGGCCACATGAGCCCTTCAGCCAAACCAGATCTTCAGCGGCGAATCGAACAGGTCGGTGAGCTGCCGACCCTGCCCCACGTCGTCCAGAAACTGGCGTCGATGATCGGCCGCCCCAATGTCTCGGCGGAGGAAATCGGCTCCCTGATCGAGAAAGACCAAGTGCTGTCCGCCAAAGTATTGCGCTTGGCCAATTCGCCGTTCTACGGGTTTCCTTCGCGTATTGCCTCAGTGGCCCATGCAGTCGTGGTGCTTGGGCTGAGCGTCGTCAAAGGCCTCACGCTTTGCGCCACCGCGTTCGATATGATGAAAAACGCCGGCATGAACGACCTCTGGCGCCACTCGCTGGGGGTGGCCATCACGGCGCATATTCTTGGCGCCAAAGCCGGAATAAAGAATCCCGAAGAGGTGTTTGTCGGCGGACTGCTCCACGATATTGGCAAAGTGGTGCTCTACGTGAAATGGCCGGATATCGGCGGGCAGATCACAGCCGCGACGACAGGCACCTCCCAATCTCTCATGGAGACGGAACAGAACTTATTCAATGTCACCCATGCCGACGTCGGCGGATGGTTGGCCACGGCCTGGCATCTTCCTACGAGTCTGCGCGAGCCGATTCTCCATCATCACGCTCCATCGGCCGCCCACGATGCACAGATCCAAACCGCCATCGTGCATGTGGCCGATGTATTGGTGAAGGGCCTCGCCTGCGGCAATCCCGGCGACGTCTTGGTTCCGCCACTCTCCCGTCAGGCCTGGGATCTCGTGGGCCTCGACGCCCAAAGCCTTGCGCAATGCCTGGCCCAAGCCACGGAAGAATTTCAAACCATCGACGACTATCTATGAGCTGGTCCTCTTCCAACCGGCGTATCCTCCTGCTACACCATGACCCTGTCGAAATCGAGCGGCTCACGGCGGGACTCAACCGTTCGGGATTCAGTGTGGTCGCAGGGGATACCGGACGACTGGCACTACATGAATTGGTGCATGATCCCCCTTGCTTGGTCCTGGCGGCAGAAGGCACGAACGGTCGGTCGGCGGAGACCCTGGCGCGGGAGTTGCGCGCGGATCCCTTCCTCGGTCGACTGCCGCTGATCATCCTGATTCGGGATAGCCGGGTCAACGATGTGGATTGGGCGGCGCTCGGTGTTGACGACTATATTGCCGTGCCCTATCGACCCGAGGAAGTGCCACAACGGGTGCGCCTGTGCCTGAGTCGTCTTGAACGGTCGCTGGATGCCAATCCCCTCACACGATTGCCGGGCAACAGCACGATTCTCCACGAAACCACGGCGCGTATTGAAAGCGGCGCCCCCTTCGCCCTTGCCTATCTGGATCTCGACAACTTCAAATCGTTCAACGACCGTTATGGATATGCGCGCGGCGACGAAGTCCTCGTGGTGACCTGCCGGATTCTCACCACCGTCGTCAGTGAACTGGCCGGCGCCGACGGCTTCGTCGGTCATGTGGGCGGAGACGATTTTGTGTTTATGAGCGCGCCGGCCACCATCGAAGCCATTTGTCAGACATTGATCAAACGGTTTGACCTGGTGATCCCGGATTTCTACGATCCCGACGATCGAGGCAAGGGGTGTATCGACTCCATCGACCGGCGCGGCAACCACGAACGGTTTCCTCTCATGAGCCTTTCCATCGCCGTCGTCACCAACGAAGGGCGCACGATCTCTCACCCCGGCGATGTCAGCAAGATCGCCTCGGAGCTGAAGAAGATCGCCAAGGGCCTGCAGGGCAGCGTCTTCGTGAAGGATCAACGCCGGACGGACGGGACCGGTCCGACCACCCGCACCGACCTGGCGGCAGGGGAGTCCCTTGCCCCTCGCTGAAGCATGACGGTCCACCTGAAACTCGCTCATTGGTGAAGCTTCCTCCGCACCGGCATACCGAACCTCGGGCCTGTTCCCTCCCGAAGGCATCGGGCACCTCAACACCAGTTCCGCACCCATCGAGATTCCGCTGAAAGGTCCTCACGGGCGGATCAAGACCCACGGGTGATACATGCCCCATCGGCTTCGAGTGCGTTCTCGTCCCAGGTAGGAGCTGCAGTTCGGCAGGGATCACCGCCGACCTGCACAGAGGACCGGGGGAACCGTGCACCTGTCGCCGATCGACTGTTCGGCTGGCATAGGCGTAGGTTTGTGTGGAAACCCCTATGGCAGAAATGGTACGTTCCCGTCGTCGATGGGGCGCCTGATCGACTACCGACACTTGAACTGGCTGTTGCTTGTCGTCGCGCTCTGTTTCCCTGCCTGCACGACGTTCGATGTGAACACCGACCATGATCCCACCGCGGATTTCGACAGATTCAAGACCTTCGCCTTCGCCGGACTGGTTGCAGCCGAGAAGGCGGGCTCTACGACACTTCGTTGATGCACAAACGGGTGGAGGCAGCCGTGGTGCGTGAACTCACGAGCAAGGGGCTGCAGCAAGTCGAGGCACATCAGCACCCGGACCAGTCGGTCTACTATTGGGTTAGCGTGAAGGAAGCGCAGCGCATCAAGGGCGGCGGAACGGCCGTCGGCGCCCATGTTTGGCGAGACGGATATGGGCGGGGGGCGGGATACGGGCGCGGGGTCACGACGAATATCGGAACGGCGCCTTGATTCTGGATTTGGTGGAACCGGCCAAGCAAGAGCTGATGTGGCGCGCGACGACCGGCGGTGCGCCGGAAGATACGGTCGGTAACAATATCGAGATCGGGAACAACGCGATCACGAAGACATTCCAAGACTCTCCGCCCAAGAAACAGGAGCGGTGAAGTTCGAACAGGGCCGGCCCCGCGTCCGGAAGCTGTTCCGAAGGCTTCGAGCACACCTTTGACCAAGGAGATGCTCGATAAGGGTATTGATGACTTTAATGATCGGACTGGTTCTAATGGCCGCCCCTGCCATAACGCAAGGCACAGACCCTGGCACCGCTCTCGGAGCGGCGGACGAAGGCGGCACCGACGCGAACAGAGAAATTCTTCTTCAGAAGGTGAAGGCCGACAAGAAACTGCTGGTCGCAACCAGCATAGACTTGAGCAATGCGGAAGCCAAGAAATTCTGGCCGCTCTACAAAGACTATCAAGAAGACTGCCAAAAGGAGTTGGAGCAGCTCAATCAAGGGCTCGATAGGACGATCAAGGACTACGCCGATGAGTTCAATGCGGGCAAGGGCACGATTTCCAACGACAAGGCCAAGACATTGTTGAACGAGGCGTTATCGCTCGAAGAGGCGGAGTTGAAGCTCAAACGGACCTATGCGGGCAAGATCGGGAAGGTGCTGCCAGCGACCGAGACCGCCCGCTACATCCGGATCGAGAATAACCTTCGGGCCGTCCTCAAAGCGGAATTTGCTCAGCAGAGTCCCTTGGTCTACTGAGCCGGATGGCGCGTCGGTAGGTTGCGGCGGGGAGCAGGATCATATGGTTACCCTTCCGGTCATCGCCTGTCACGAATGCGATTTACTGCAACGAAAAATCGTCCTGCCACCACGGGGACGCGCCCGCTGCCGGCGCTGCCGTGCGATCCTTTACAGAGACTATCCCCCCGGTCCGGATCGGGCACTGGCCTGTGCCATTGCGGCATTGGTGCTGTTCCTGATCGCGAATGCCTACCCGATCGTCGGGCTGGAGGTACAAGGAAACCGGCAGACCGCCAGTCTCTACGATGCCGTCCATACGTTATGGGTCGAGGGGCGGGAGGATGTGGCGCTCCTCGTCGGCTTCACGGCGATGTTCACTCCGGCTGTTGAGATTTCCCTGCTCATCTCTCTCCTGCTCCCCTTGAAATTCAATCGCGCGACGGAAGGCACCGTTCCCATTCTCCGTTTCTTGCAGATCGTCCGGCCCTGGAGCATGACGGAGGTGTTCTTACTCGGAATCCTCGTGGCCCTGGCCAAGCTCGAGCACCTCGCCCGCGTGGAGGCGGGAATCGCGCTTTGGGCGTTCGGGAGCCTGATCCCTTTATTGATCGTCGCATCCATGTCATTCGATCCGGAGGATCTATGGCTGAACGTGAGCGGTTGACCAGGATGGCATTCACGAGGACGGCGGGCCGGCTCGGACTCCTCTCCTGCCATTTATGCAACTCGCTGACCAAGTCGGCGCCGGGGGCCCACGAAGGCCGATGTTCCCGCTGCGGCTCGCATCTCCGCTTTCGGAAACCGGACAGCATCACGCGAACCTGGGCGTTGCTGATCGCCAGCTACATTCTGTTCATCCCGGCGAACCTGCTGCCGATCATGCATACCAATTCCCTGTTCGGCGCACAGTCGGACACGATCTTGAGCGGAGTCGTCTACCTCTGGGCCTCCGGATCTTGGCACCTGGCCGTCATCGTCTTTATCGCCAGCATCCTGGTTCCCAGCGCCAAGCTCGTGACGTTGACCTTTCTAGTGGTGTCCGTGCAACGCCGCTCAACGTGGGATCCGCTGCAACGAATGAACATGTACCGGATCCTGGAATCGGTCGGCCGGTGGTCCATGCTGGACATCTTCGTCGTGGCGATGTTGGTCGCGCTGGTTCATCTTCAAACGTTGGCCACCATCCGCGCCGGCGCCGGCGCCGTGGCCTTTGGGGCCCTCGTGGTCGTGACCATGTTGGCAGCCATGGCATTTGATCCCCGCTTGATCTGGGATCCGCAATGGACGCGCCATGAATAGGCCCATCGACGAACTGAACCTTGCGGATCTCCCCTCTGCCGTCGCCGAAGGCCGGCGCGGCTGGTCCTTCCAATTCATCTGGGTGGTTCCGATCGTAGCCGCGCTGATCGGCGGGTGGCTCGTCGTCAAGGGGATTCTGGAGCACGGCCCCACGATCACGATCACCTTCAAGACGGCGGAAGGCCTTGAGGCCGGCAAAACGAAAATCAAATACAAGAACGTCGATGTCGGCGAAGTGAAGCAGGTCACACTCAGCGACGATCACCAACGCGTCGTGGCGACCGCAGAGATCGTCAAGGAGGCAGGACCCTATCTGGTCGAAGACAGCCGCTTTTGGATCGTTCGCCCACGGGTGTCCGGCGGCCATGTTTCTGGACTCGGGACGTTGTTCTCCGGCTCCTTCATCGGGCTGGATATCGGCAAATCCGACAACCGGCGGCGCCAATTCACCGGCCTCGATACGCCGCCGGTGTTCACTACGGATGTCCCTGGCCGCCAGTTCGTCCTGGTGAGCGACGACCTGGGATCACTGGGGATCGGCTCTCCGGTGTATTACCGCCAGGTCGAGGTCGGCAGTGTGGTGGCGCATGAACTCAATCAGGACGGAAAAGCCGTCATGCTGAAGATCTTCATCAATGCCCCCTATGATCAATTTGTGACGGCCAGCACGCGGTTTTGGAATTCGAGCGGCATCGATGTCGCCCTGGATGCGACGGGACTCAAAGTGGACACGCAGTCGCTCGCCTCCATTCTCATCGGCGGGATTACCTTCGAGGCCCCTCCTGGTTCCTCGCCGGTACCGCCGGTCGAGGAGAACCACACATTCGCCTTGGCCACCAGTCGCTCCCAGGCGATGAAACTTCCGGACGCACTGGCTATTCCCGCCGTCATGTATTTCAAAGATTCGCTCCGCGGCCTGTCGATCGGCGCGCCGGTCGAATTCCGCGGAATCGTCGTCGGTGAAGTCCAATCCATGCACGTGGAATTCGAGGAGAGGCAGAGCGAATATCGCTTTCCGGTCGGGCTGACGATTTATCCCGAACGTCTGGCGGCAATGGCCGCCGACGGTTCGCCCGTCGTCGCAGACCCGGCCACCCACCGCACGCGGTGGAATAGGCTGACCGAACATGGATTACGCGGTCAACTCCGAATCGGCAACCTCCTGACAGGGCAACTTTATGTGGCCGTGGATTTTTTCCCCGATGCGCCGAAGCAACAGATCGATTGGACGAGAACGCCTCCCGTCCTGCCGACCGTCGTAGGTTCGATGACGGAAGTCCAGGACACACTCTCGCGATTGGCCAGAAGACTTGAAAAGGTGCCGTTGGACCAAATCGGCAACGACATCCGACAGAGCCTGCAGGCCCTGAACCGCACCCTGGACAGCGCGAACCAACTCGTCAAGCGGCTCGATATGGATATCGTGCCTACGGCGAGAACGACCATGGAGGACGTGCGTAAGACCCTCAAGGCGGCCGAGCGCAGCATCGGATCCGATGCGCCGATCCAGCAGGATCTGCGTGAGACGCTCCGGGAGCTGAACCGGACCGCGCAGTCGCTCCGGACGTTGACGGATTATCTGGAACGGCATCCGGAGTCGCTGCTTCGCGGAAGGAAAGGGAACGAAAAGTGACCGGTCACCTCAGCCGAATCTCGTTTCTCGCAGCGGTCATTTGGCTTGCCGGATGCGGCAGTTCGCCGCCGATCCATTTCTACACGTTGAGCGCGGAAGCCTCACCCAATCCCCTCG is a genomic window containing:
- a CDS encoding MCE family protein, which gives rise to MNRPIDELNLADLPSAVAEGRRGWSFQFIWVVPIVAALIGGWLVVKGILEHGPTITITFKTAEGLEAGKTKIKYKNVDVGEVKQVTLSDDHQRVVATAEIVKEAGPYLVEDSRFWIVRPRVSGGHVSGLGTLFSGSFIGLDIGKSDNRRRQFTGLDTPPVFTTDVPGRQFVLVSDDLGSLGIGSPVYYRQVEVGSVVAHELNQDGKAVMLKIFINAPYDQFVTASTRFWNSSGIDVALDATGLKVDTQSLASILIGGITFEAPPGSSPVPPVEENHTFALATSRSQAMKLPDALAIPAVMYFKDSLRGLSIGAPVEFRGIVVGEVQSMHVEFEERQSEYRFPVGLTIYPERLAAMAADGSPVVADPATHRTRWNRLTEHGLRGQLRIGNLLTGQLYVAVDFFPDAPKQQIDWTRTPPVLPTVVGSMTEVQDTLSRLARRLEKVPLDQIGNDIRQSLQALNRTLDSANQLVKRLDMDIVPTARTTMEDVRKTLKAAERSIGSDAPIQQDLRETLRELNRTAQSLRTLTDYLERHPESLLRGRKGNEK